The following proteins are encoded in a genomic region of Glycine max cultivar Williams 82 chromosome 18, Glycine_max_v4.0, whole genome shotgun sequence:
- the LOC102659720 gene encoding uncharacterized protein: MLLSLIQETRASTQETKTFIQETRASTQETKAFIQETRASTQETKAFIQETRSLPKSPDAAIRNLETQLGQLAHERAERPTRTFGANSENNLREECKAVMTQAQKNTQEAGTMIEDDGTEDKKEEETKEEEKLEEEEKVVSPPNTKSQKARKAKNEESPVLPQDLLYPKVSTKKNKEHCFMRFLEIFKGLEITMPFGEALQQMPLYSKFMKDIITKKEKYIDSENIVVGGNCSAIIQRKLPKKFKDLGSVTIPCSIGKEVVDKALIDLGASINLMLLSMCR, translated from the coding sequence ATGCTCTTAAGTTTAATCCAAGAAACAAGGGCAAGCACTCAGGAGACAAAGACATTCATCCAAGAAACAAGGGCAAGCACTCAGGAGACAAAGGCATTCATCCAAGAAACAAGGGCAAGCACTCAGGAGACAAAGGCATTCATCCAGGAGACGAGATCACTCCCAAAGAGCCCAGATGCAGCTATCAGAAACCTGGAGACACAACTGGGTCAACTAGCCCATGAAAGAGCTGAAAGGCCCACAAGAACTTTTGGGGCTAATTCAGAAAATAACCTAAGAGAAGAGTGTAAAGCAGTAATGACTCAAGCACAAAAGAACACTCAAGAAGCAGGAACGATGATAGAAGACGATGGAACTGAGGATAAGAaagaggaagaaacaaaagaggaagaaaagctagaggaagaagagaaggtgGTCTCACCACCTAATACCAAGAGTCAAAAGGCAAGAAAAGCTAAGAACGAAGAATCGCCAGTCTTGCCGCAGGATCTTCTGTATCCAAAGGTGTCGACCAAGAAGAATAAAGAGCACTGCTTCATGCGTttcttagaaatatttaaaggactGGAGATCACGATGCCATTCGGGGAAGCGTTGCAACAGATGCCCCTCTACTCTAAGTTCATGAAAGACATCATCACtaagaaggaaaaatatatagataGCGAGAACATTGTAGTAGGAGGCAACTGTAGCGCGATCATTCAAAGGAAACTACCTAAAAAGTTCAAGGACCTCGGAAGCGTTACCATCCCATGCAGTATAGGAAAAGAAGTGGTAGATAAAGCCCTCATTGATCTAGGGGCAAGCATCAATTTGATGCTCTTATCAATGTGTAGGTGA